One genomic segment of Salinigranum rubrum includes these proteins:
- a CDS encoding NAD-dependent epimerase/dehydratase family protein, whose protein sequence is MSFVGERVLVTGGASFIGSHLVEDLVAAGADVRVADDFSSGRNENLTAVWDDIEVVEGDLKDPFFARKATEGMDRVFHLAADHGGRGYISKYPANCATNMALDNTVFEAAAKNDVPKITFASSACAYPTDIQQERTPLREDMISFDVRGGAFADETYGWAKLMGELSLRAFHEQYGVDASSVRIFTAYGPRENESHAVIALMAKAYAEQEPFQIWGDGEQTRNFTYVNDITRALMLASEHITDGSAVNAGVPDYISINEVCEVIFDKLGWRPDEIDYMTDKPVGVKHRAADTTRAEELLGWTPEYSLEAGIERTLDWYVTHRKKEDVRRDLETLLTSR, encoded by the coding sequence ATGAGCTTCGTCGGGGAGCGGGTGCTCGTCACCGGCGGCGCGTCGTTCATCGGCTCGCACCTCGTCGAGGACCTCGTCGCCGCCGGCGCGGACGTCCGCGTCGCCGACGACTTCTCCTCGGGGCGAAACGAGAACCTCACGGCGGTCTGGGACGACATCGAAGTGGTTGAGGGCGACCTCAAGGACCCCTTCTTCGCCCGCAAGGCCACGGAGGGAATGGATCGGGTGTTCCACCTCGCCGCCGACCACGGCGGCCGCGGCTACATCTCGAAGTACCCCGCGAACTGCGCGACCAACATGGCGCTCGACAACACCGTGTTCGAGGCCGCCGCGAAGAACGACGTGCCGAAGATCACGTTCGCCTCCAGCGCCTGTGCCTACCCGACCGACATCCAGCAGGAACGGACCCCCCTCCGAGAGGACATGATCTCCTTCGACGTGCGCGGCGGCGCGTTCGCCGACGAGACGTACGGCTGGGCGAAGCTCATGGGCGAACTCTCGCTCAGGGCGTTCCACGAGCAGTACGGCGTCGACGCCTCCTCGGTTCGCATCTTCACCGCGTACGGCCCGCGAGAGAACGAATCGCACGCCGTCATCGCGCTCATGGCGAAGGCGTACGCCGAGCAAGAGCCCTTCCAGATCTGGGGCGACGGCGAGCAGACGCGCAACTTCACCTACGTGAACGACATCACCCGCGCGCTGATGCTCGCGAGCGAACACATCACCGACGGCTCCGCCGTCAACGCGGGCGTCCCCGACTACATCTCCATCAACGAAGTGTGCGAGGTCATCTTCGACAAACTCGGCTGGCGTCCCGACGAGATAGACTACATGACCGACAAGCCCGTCGGCGTCAAACACCGCGCCGCGGACACGACCCGCGCCGAGGAACTGCTCGGCTGGACGCCCGAGTACTCCCTCGAAGCGGGCATCGAGCGGACCCTCGACTGGTACGTCACCCACCGGAAGAAGGAGGACGTCCGCCGCGACCTCGAGACGCTCCTGACCTCGCGCTGA
- a CDS encoding sulfatase: MPQPNVVWITVDSIRADHTSVCGYGRETTPNLETIAADGVSFSHCHSQGIWSCESAASILTGTLPSFHGVGGPNEVLPDSIRTVPELLSDVGYRTVGLSANPWFSPARKLDRGFDEFVYLNKSNVLAAGVPTVLRFLAGIGSHSAGLTRRIPAHRSEYLVYELAKQKLTGFENAEDPFFLYVHTQGAHTPYFPPKPYLDRFTDGLEMSPKAAREFVYDAHQNLYREIAAGLDYTPDQWRAFGAMYDALIAYLDDQLWSLFSHLQSLDLGETIFVVTADHGDLLGEVGLLSHKVALHDGLTNVPLVIHGWDDISQQAENLVQHIDVIRTLVAAAGGDTTGLHGVDLRTETRDVVFSQRSDAYYWKTMNEVLEYNPEFDASAYHAGTATSVRSREFKLVAGDDTECLYRLPDEELDRSADYPSERDELRGRIADELRRVGDTQYTGERAAITRDVQEHLDNLGYL, translated from the coding sequence ATGCCTCAACCGAACGTCGTCTGGATTACTGTCGATAGTATCCGTGCGGACCACACGAGCGTCTGCGGCTACGGCCGGGAGACGACGCCGAACCTCGAGACTATCGCAGCCGACGGTGTCTCCTTCTCTCACTGTCACAGCCAGGGTATCTGGTCGTGTGAGTCCGCGGCGTCGATTCTGACCGGTACCTTGCCGTCGTTCCACGGCGTCGGCGGTCCGAACGAGGTCCTCCCCGACAGTATCCGAACCGTTCCGGAGTTGCTCTCCGACGTCGGCTATCGGACGGTCGGTCTCTCCGCGAACCCGTGGTTCTCCCCTGCTCGGAAACTCGACAGGGGGTTCGACGAGTTCGTCTACCTCAACAAGTCGAACGTCCTCGCCGCTGGTGTCCCGACTGTCCTGCGCTTCCTCGCCGGTATCGGTTCGCACTCCGCCGGGCTGACACGCCGGATACCCGCCCATCGGTCGGAGTACCTCGTCTACGAACTCGCGAAACAGAAGCTCACGGGCTTCGAGAACGCGGAGGACCCGTTCTTTCTGTACGTCCACACCCAGGGCGCACACACGCCGTATTTCCCGCCGAAACCGTATCTGGACCGATTCACCGACGGTCTCGAAATGAGCCCGAAAGCGGCCCGCGAGTTCGTCTACGACGCACACCAGAACCTCTACCGCGAAATCGCCGCAGGTCTCGACTACACACCCGACCAGTGGCGCGCGTTCGGCGCGATGTACGACGCCCTCATCGCCTACCTCGACGACCAGCTTTGGAGTCTCTTCTCACATCTGCAGTCGCTCGACCTCGGCGAGACGATCTTCGTCGTCACTGCCGACCACGGCGATCTCCTCGGGGAGGTCGGCCTTCTCTCTCACAAGGTCGCACTCCACGACGGGCTCACGAACGTTCCGCTCGTCATCCACGGCTGGGACGACATCTCTCAGCAGGCCGAGAACCTCGTCCAGCACATCGACGTCATCCGGACGCTCGTCGCGGCTGCCGGCGGCGACACCACCGGACTTCACGGTGTCGACCTCCGGACCGAGACCCGTGACGTCGTCTTCTCCCAGCGGAGTGATGCGTACTACTGGAAGACGATGAACGAGGTGCTCGAGTACAACCCGGAGTTCGACGCGTCGGCGTACCACGCGGGGACGGCGACGAGCGTGCGGAGCCGCGAGTTCAAACTCGTCGCGGGCGACGACACGGAGTGCCTGTATCGCCTCCCGGACGAAGAACTCGACCGGAGTGCCGACTACCCGTCTGAACGCGACGAACTCCGTGGCCGGATCGCCGACGAACTCCGTCGCGTCGGCGACACCCAGTACACTGGCGAGCGGGCCGCCATCACCCGCGACGTCCAAGAGCACCTCGACAACCTCGGCTACCTCTGA
- a CDS encoding phosphopantetheine adenylyltransferase, whose product MTDTDRTAIVGGTFTPIHNGHRALLHAAFQTASHDGPGDGHVVVGLTSSDLAARTRSDPDQGSLLGSDEERWAALDEELARLSRAYSASYEITELTDTRGPAATDEGVDALIASPESKAQRRAHEINRQRIEEGLRPLEIHTAPFVVAEDGTRISSTRIRNGEIDVHGRVVDGSE is encoded by the coding sequence GTGACGGACACTGACCGCACGGCGATCGTCGGCGGGACGTTCACACCGATCCACAACGGCCACCGTGCGCTCTTACACGCGGCGTTCCAGACGGCCAGCCACGACGGCCCCGGCGACGGACACGTCGTCGTCGGCCTCACGTCCTCGGACCTCGCCGCCCGGACGCGGAGCGACCCCGACCAGGGGAGCCTCCTCGGATCCGACGAGGAGCGGTGGGCGGCGCTCGACGAGGAACTCGCCCGCCTGAGCCGCGCGTACTCCGCCTCGTACGAGATCACGGAACTGACCGACACGCGGGGGCCGGCCGCGACCGACGAGGGGGTCGACGCGCTCATCGCCTCGCCCGAGTCGAAGGCGCAGCGACGCGCTCACGAGATCAACCGACAGCGTATCGAAGAAGGGCTGCGACCCCTCGAAATCCACACCGCGCCGTTCGTCGTCGCCGAGGACGGCACGCGGATCAGCAGCACCCGGATTCGAAACGGCGAAATCGACGTCCACGGTCGCGTCGTCGACGGGAGCGAGTGA
- a CDS encoding DUF362 domain-containing protein: MEFPDHDVVASLLDAQPLPGFVRVRHTPATSALSEPTTRVREELARLDFDSLSPGASVAVGVGSRGIHRIDEYVTAVVAELDRRGFEPVVVPAMGSHGGATAEGQRETLASLGVTESRVGAPVDARMDVERVAEVTVGDTAFSVFLSSAALAADALLVVNRVKPHTNFSGRVESGLCKMLVAGLGKRRGASSFHATALSEGYVPALEAAFGAIADAAPLVGGIALVENADEETSHVEAVPGSEILDREPALLERAYEEMATLPVEDIDLLVVDELGKDVSGAGMDTNVIGRYRVLNAPDPDSPRIKLIYARGLTDRTEGNGNGIGLADLTRRAAVDQLDLKKTYANALTSGSLAKSKLPVVAPDDELALRTALSALGSPDPDSVRVVWIRNTQELGELYVSSGVVSDLPDTTTVEGEVTLAFDDGTARFEPS, translated from the coding sequence ATGGAGTTTCCCGACCACGACGTCGTCGCCTCACTCCTCGATGCACAGCCGCTCCCGGGGTTCGTCCGCGTCCGTCACACCCCCGCGACGTCGGCGCTCTCGGAGCCGACCACCCGAGTGAGGGAGGAACTCGCCCGACTCGACTTCGACTCGCTCTCACCCGGTGCCAGCGTCGCTGTCGGCGTCGGCAGTCGGGGCATCCACCGCATCGACGAGTACGTCACGGCCGTCGTCGCCGAACTCGACAGACGCGGCTTCGAACCGGTCGTCGTCCCGGCGATGGGGAGTCACGGCGGCGCCACGGCGGAGGGACAGCGCGAGACGCTGGCGTCGCTCGGCGTCACCGAGTCGCGTGTCGGCGCCCCTGTCGACGCCCGAATGGACGTCGAGCGAGTCGCCGAGGTCACCGTCGGCGACACCGCCTTCTCGGTGTTCCTCTCCTCGGCCGCGCTGGCGGCCGACGCGCTCCTCGTCGTCAACCGGGTGAAGCCCCACACGAACTTCTCGGGACGGGTCGAGAGCGGCCTGTGTAAGATGCTCGTCGCGGGCCTCGGCAAGCGGCGCGGCGCGAGTTCGTTTCACGCCACGGCGCTCTCGGAGGGGTACGTCCCGGCGCTGGAGGCCGCGTTCGGGGCCATCGCCGACGCGGCACCGCTGGTGGGAGGCATCGCTCTCGTCGAGAACGCCGACGAGGAGACGTCCCACGTCGAGGCCGTTCCCGGGTCCGAGATTCTCGACCGCGAACCGGCGCTCCTCGAACGCGCCTACGAGGAGATGGCGACGCTTCCCGTCGAGGACATCGACCTGCTCGTCGTCGACGAACTCGGCAAGGACGTCTCCGGCGCGGGGATGGACACGAACGTCATCGGCCGCTACCGCGTCCTGAACGCGCCCGACCCCGACTCCCCCCGGATCAAACTCATCTACGCCCGCGGACTCACCGACCGCACAGAGGGAAACGGCAACGGCATCGGCCTCGCCGACCTCACCCGGCGGGCGGCGGTCGACCAGCTCGACCTGAAGAAGACGTACGCGAACGCGCTGACGAGCGGGTCGCTCGCGAAGTCCAAGCTCCCCGTCGTCGCCCCGGACGACGAACTCGCGCTCCGGACCGCGCTGTCGGCGCTGGGGAGTCCCGACCCCGATTCAGTGAGAGTCGTCTGGATACGCAACACGCAGGAACTGGGCGAACTGTACGTCTCCAGCGGTGTCGTCAGCGACCTCCCCGACACGACGACTGTCGAGGGCGAGGTGACTCTCGCCTTCGACGACGGCACGGCGCGGTTCGAGCCGTCCTGA
- a CDS encoding cupin domain-containing protein translates to MTPVEFDAAESYEPDEGWKRVSLAGSDRFSFEWFEKPPGHASPMHDHENEQVCVCLRGELTVETESESVTLGEYDSVHLDAWESHRVVNTGDEPAVGLDVFAPGRSFDFWTDRD, encoded by the coding sequence ATGACGCCCGTCGAGTTCGACGCCGCCGAGTCGTACGAACCCGACGAAGGGTGGAAACGGGTCTCGCTCGCCGGGAGCGACCGGTTCTCGTTCGAGTGGTTCGAGAAGCCGCCGGGACACGCCTCGCCGATGCACGACCACGAGAACGAACAGGTGTGTGTCTGCCTCCGGGGGGAACTCACGGTCGAGACCGAATCCGAGTCGGTGACGCTCGGGGAGTACGACTCGGTCCACCTCGACGCCTGGGAGTCCCACCGGGTCGTGAACACGGGCGACGAACCCGCCGTCGGCCTCGACGTGTTCGCCCCCGGCCGGTCGTTCGACTTCTGGACCGACCGAGATTAG
- a CDS encoding SDR family oxidoreductase, whose translation MDLEIEGNAALVTASSSGLGKASAKALAREGVNVVVNGRDDERLSAAAAEIRDVASGEVVAQSGDITDPEDVSALVETTVEAFGGLDHLVTSAGGPPPGSFLDTDDEDWYDAYELLVMSVVRLAREAAPHLREDGGTIVTITSRSVKEALDDLVLSNSVRMSVIGLEKTLSKEFAPEVRANAVLPGAHETARIRELVEARVERGEADSYEEGVAAWANNPLERVGDPMELGDTVAFLSSPRSGFITGAAVPIDGGSSGSNL comes from the coding sequence ATGGACCTGGAAATTGAGGGCAACGCGGCGCTCGTGACGGCGTCGTCGAGTGGCCTCGGGAAAGCCTCCGCGAAGGCGCTCGCCCGCGAGGGTGTGAACGTCGTGGTCAACGGACGCGACGACGAACGCCTCTCGGCGGCCGCAGCGGAGATTCGAGACGTCGCGAGCGGCGAAGTCGTCGCCCAGTCGGGTGACATCACCGACCCCGAGGACGTCTCGGCGCTGGTCGAGACCACCGTCGAGGCGTTCGGCGGGCTGGACCACCTCGTGACGAGCGCGGGCGGGCCGCCGCCGGGGTCGTTCCTCGACACCGACGACGAGGACTGGTACGACGCCTACGAACTCCTGGTGATGAGCGTCGTGCGACTGGCCCGCGAGGCCGCGCCGCACCTGCGCGAGGACGGCGGGACCATCGTCACCATCACCTCCCGGAGCGTCAAGGAGGCGCTCGACGACCTCGTGCTCTCGAACTCCGTCCGCATGAGCGTCATCGGCTTAGAGAAGACGCTCTCGAAGGAGTTCGCGCCCGAGGTGCGAGCGAACGCGGTGCTGCCGGGCGCCCACGAGACGGCTCGCATCCGCGAACTCGTGGAAGCACGCGTCGAGCGCGGCGAGGCCGACTCCTACGAAGAGGGCGTCGCGGCGTGGGCGAACAACCCCCTCGAACGGGTGGGCGACCCGATGGAACTCGGCGACACCGTCGCCTTTCTCTCCTCGCCCCGGTCGGGCTTCATCACCGGTGCCGCCGTCCCCATCGACGGCGGGAGTTCGGGGTCGAACCTATGA
- a CDS encoding DUF4350 domain-containing protein: MSLGRLQRSEWSLLVFTLVVVVALVAATATSTASFSPYNGQWHGGSELQALATDAEVESDITLDVAAYGTTPAPGTVAVVLSPTRPYAPEEAAQVERFVRRGGTLVVAEDFGPHSNTLLTDIGATSRLDGRLLVDEEAYYNSPTMPVARPDTTSSLLTGVDTFTLNHGTYVVPNDAQTLVESSEFATVVDADGSVVPTSFGPYPFVTAERIGAGTVLVVADSSALINVMLDRPGNAAFVRNVFSRHDRVLLDYSHGGPVPPVGRAVEAVQTVPTLQVAVGVACVLVVGLLTTLVGRSSVRRRFRRRAARTLAAVTSRNRTPGSLGARFRKRRETTPSQVDEAALVEQLHDHRPEWDDDRVERVARAIRELARESSVDATEQ, from the coding sequence ATGTCCCTCGGCCGACTGCAGCGAAGCGAGTGGTCGCTGCTCGTCTTCACGCTCGTCGTCGTCGTCGCGCTCGTGGCTGCGACGGCGACTTCGACGGCCTCGTTCAGCCCGTACAACGGCCAGTGGCACGGTGGCTCCGAACTCCAGGCGCTCGCGACGGACGCCGAGGTCGAAAGCGACATCACGCTCGACGTCGCGGCGTACGGGACGACCCCTGCGCCGGGAACCGTCGCGGTCGTCCTCTCGCCGACCCGTCCGTACGCTCCCGAGGAAGCCGCTCAGGTCGAGCGGTTCGTCCGTCGGGGCGGGACGCTCGTCGTCGCCGAGGACTTCGGGCCCCACTCCAACACCCTTCTGACCGACATCGGGGCGACGAGTCGACTCGACGGGCGCCTGCTGGTCGACGAGGAGGCGTACTACAACTCCCCGACGATGCCCGTCGCGCGCCCCGACACGACGTCGAGTCTCCTCACCGGCGTCGACACGTTCACGCTGAACCACGGCACGTACGTCGTCCCCAACGATGCGCAGACCCTCGTCGAGTCCTCGGAGTTCGCCACCGTCGTCGACGCCGACGGGAGCGTCGTTCCCACGTCGTTCGGCCCCTACCCGTTCGTGACGGCAGAGCGAATCGGTGCGGGCACCGTCCTCGTCGTCGCCGATTCGAGCGCGCTCATCAACGTCATGCTCGACCGGCCGGGCAACGCCGCGTTCGTCCGAAACGTCTTCTCCAGACACGACCGCGTGTTGCTCGACTACTCACACGGCGGGCCCGTCCCGCCCGTCGGCCGAGCGGTCGAGGCCGTCCAGACGGTTCCGACACTCCAGGTCGCCGTCGGCGTGGCCTGCGTCCTCGTGGTCGGCCTCCTGACCACGCTCGTCGGGCGGTCGTCGGTTCGACGCCGGTTCCGACGCCGCGCTGCTCGTACACTCGCGGCGGTGACGTCACGCAACCGCACCCCTGGGTCGTTGGGTGCGCGCTTCCGGAAGAGACGGGAGACGACCCCGTCACAGGTCGACGAGGCGGCCCTCGTCGAACAGCTCCACGACCACCGACCGGAGTGGGACGACGACCGGGTCGAGCGAGTCGCACGGGCCATTCGAGAACTCGCCCGGGAGTCGTCGGTCGACGCGACAGAGCAGTAG
- a CDS encoding DUF58 domain-containing protein — MSLPEPVDADLAVEIETPMASRQTTTGPTATMDAGVREATGETTLVWDVAGHYRLDAPTVTLRDRAGLFVARLAVGDAFDVSVDPPHVGRVALGRTGRELVEDAERKSKLNIRSGIEPEGVRPHVLGDSIRYVDWKATARRNELHVREFNMERGRSAGLVIDTRQSMSEGPVGRTKLDHVRHLALSLQESARAQHLPVGVFVCDETGVVHRIPARLRSDAVRKRIRELQADPVDRGHRGTSGRHGVGRVRTRRSPVAASRTARALDGDGSPFATRLRPFFARNERPSRLGLVSDDPLYEAVMSFRGQQSGPAITYLFTDDTHRETLPESLRAATRGDGEAVVFLTPSVLFDPDTLSNPKVAYDRFVEFERFRRSIAALPRVSVYEVGPGEELAMVLSKSGGRRRQRTNGHTRQTAGGSGGFAATPTTAAAVEDGE; from the coding sequence GTGAGCCTTCCGGAGCCGGTCGATGCGGACCTGGCCGTCGAAATCGAGACGCCGATGGCCTCGCGGCAGACGACGACGGGGCCGACTGCCACGATGGACGCTGGCGTCCGTGAGGCGACGGGGGAGACCACGCTCGTGTGGGACGTCGCCGGTCACTACCGGCTCGACGCTCCGACAGTGACGCTCCGGGACCGAGCAGGACTGTTCGTCGCCCGCCTCGCCGTCGGGGACGCGTTCGACGTGAGCGTCGACCCTCCACACGTCGGTCGCGTCGCCCTCGGAAGGACCGGCCGGGAACTCGTCGAAGACGCAGAGCGGAAGTCGAAGCTCAACATCCGGAGCGGAATCGAGCCGGAGGGAGTCAGACCGCACGTCCTGGGAGACTCGATACGCTACGTCGACTGGAAGGCGACGGCCCGTCGCAACGAACTCCACGTGAGAGAGTTCAACATGGAACGGGGGCGCTCTGCGGGTCTCGTCATCGACACGCGGCAGTCGATGAGCGAGGGGCCGGTCGGGCGGACGAAGCTCGACCACGTCCGCCACCTCGCGCTCTCGCTCCAAGAGTCCGCGCGGGCCCAACACCTCCCGGTCGGAGTGTTCGTCTGTGATGAGACCGGCGTCGTCCACCGGATTCCCGCACGGTTACGGTCCGACGCCGTCAGAAAACGGATCCGCGAACTCCAGGCCGACCCCGTCGACCGGGGCCACAGAGGCACGTCAGGCCGTCACGGCGTCGGTCGTGTTCGGACGCGACGCTCACCCGTTGCCGCGTCGCGCACCGCTCGGGCACTCGACGGTGACGGCTCACCCTTCGCCACGCGACTGCGGCCGTTCTTCGCGCGAAACGAGCGCCCTTCACGGCTCGGGTTGGTGTCCGACGACCCCCTCTACGAAGCGGTCATGTCGTTCCGCGGTCAGCAGTCCGGTCCGGCAATCACGTATCTGTTCACCGACGACACCCACCGAGAGACGCTCCCCGAGTCTCTCCGCGCGGCGACACGGGGCGACGGTGAGGCCGTCGTGTTCCTCACACCGTCCGTGTTGTTCGACCCGGACACCCTCTCGAATCCGAAGGTCGCGTACGACCGGTTCGTCGAGTTCGAGCGGTTCCGGCGAAGCATCGCGGCGTTGCCGCGAGTCAGTGTCTACGAGGTCGGCCCGGGCGAGGAACTCGCGATGGTGCTCTCGAAGTCCGGTGGACGCCGTCGACAGCGAACGAACGGGCACACCCGTCAGACAGCCGGGGGGAGCGGCGGGTTCGCCGCGACTCCCACGACTGCGGCGGCGGTGGAGGACGGAGAATGA
- a CDS encoding glycosyltransferase family 4 protein, with protein MTHTASASEPAGTRDDREYVLVTEYFAPDTASTGVLMTDLAVGLRQRGLDISVLTSQPNYHSGENERQPRRTVHEGVPVRRIRAPQLRQSSLPRRLFNWTLFTLVAALTLLFSSPPRGRDRELLFVSNPPFLPPALWLVARLRGWDYTYIVYDLYPDNMVELGYLSDGVVVRVWSSLHRRVFRAARAVVALGPVMRERITRVAGTGFDAEKVAIVHNWQDGSFVVPRAKEENWFSAEHGLVDRFTLVYSGNIGTFHDLDTLVEAAARVDDPGVHFLVVGEGDNKRHVRTLAAELGLGPDRVTFLPYQEWDDLPYSLTAGDAMVVTVREGFEGLCVSSKLYTAMATGRPVLCIAQPDSDEARIVEGFDAGQQVAQGDVEALVVAVDRWRADPAFYRRQAENARRAFDAHFARDEAIGNYHALLTRGPTAVSDVTSPERETEMVDTGAATADD; from the coding sequence ATGACTCACACCGCATCCGCTTCTGAACCCGCCGGCACGCGCGACGACCGCGAGTACGTCCTCGTCACCGAGTACTTCGCGCCCGACACCGCCTCGACCGGCGTGTTGATGACCGACCTCGCCGTCGGTCTCCGCCAGCGCGGCCTCGACATCTCCGTCCTGACGAGCCAGCCGAACTACCACAGCGGCGAGAACGAACGTCAGCCTCGACGCACGGTGCACGAGGGGGTTCCCGTCCGCCGCATCCGCGCCCCACAGCTCCGACAGTCGTCGCTGCCGCGCCGACTGTTCAACTGGACCCTCTTCACGCTCGTCGCCGCGCTGACGCTGTTGTTCTCCTCCCCGCCGAGGGGACGCGACCGCGAACTCCTGTTCGTCTCGAACCCGCCGTTCCTCCCGCCGGCGCTGTGGCTCGTCGCGCGGCTCCGCGGCTGGGACTACACGTACATCGTCTACGACCTCTACCCGGACAACATGGTCGAACTCGGCTACCTGAGCGACGGTGTCGTCGTCCGCGTCTGGTCGTCGCTGCACCGCCGGGTGTTCCGGGCCGCGCGGGCCGTCGTCGCGCTCGGCCCGGTGATGCGCGAACGCATCACCCGCGTCGCCGGCACGGGGTTCGACGCCGAGAAGGTCGCCATCGTCCACAACTGGCAGGACGGGTCGTTCGTCGTCCCTCGCGCGAAGGAGGAGAACTGGTTCAGCGCCGAACACGGCCTCGTCGACCGGTTCACCCTCGTTTACTCGGGCAACATCGGTACCTTCCACGACCTCGACACGCTGGTCGAGGCGGCCGCCCGCGTCGACGACCCCGGCGTCCACTTCCTCGTCGTCGGCGAGGGCGACAACAAGCGACACGTCCGCACTCTCGCGGCCGAACTCGGCCTCGGTCCCGACCGGGTGACGTTCCTCCCGTACCAGGAGTGGGATGACCTCCCCTACAGCCTCACCGCGGGCGACGCGATGGTCGTCACGGTCCGAGAGGGGTTCGAGGGGCTGTGCGTGTCGAGCAAGCTCTACACCGCGATGGCGACGGGGCGGCCCGTCCTCTGCATCGCCCAGCCGGATTCGGACGAGGCGCGCATCGTCGAGGGGTTCGACGCCGGCCAGCAGGTCGCCCAGGGCGACGTCGAGGCGCTCGTCGTCGCCGTCGACCGCTGGCGCGCCGACCCCGCGTTCTACCGCCGCCAGGCTGAAAACGCCCGGCGCGCGTTCGACGCACACTTCGCGCGGGACGAGGCCATCGGCAACTACCACGCCCTGCTGACCCGCGGGCCGACAGCGGTGAGCGACGTGACCTCACCCGAGCGCGAGACCGAGATGGTCGACACCGGGGCGGCCACGGCAGACGACTGA
- a CDS encoding NAD-dependent epimerase/dehydratase family protein, with protein MHTTWNQTPVLVTGGAGFIGSFLVERLVALGADVVVADNLSRGGADKLAAVVDQVELRPVDLTTMEGCLRATEGVEVVFHLAASVGGVHYIERENVGGLTPSVLMNQHVLEACRIRGIDRLVFASSACIYRQRTDDLNEFSEDQGYPAHPFSTYGWAKVLGEVACKAYHDDYGMQTVSARIFNAYGPRESLDPDSSHVIPSLCRKVIEAPDGGSIEIFGDGTQERGFIYVTDLVDGLVRAAEVKGDGGVVNIGNAHEVVSIADLAARVIAISGKELQIEHDLSGPTGTNRYCADMTTMKKELNWEPTVSLDDGLKRVYDWAADELGAKRPVLADGGDR; from the coding sequence ATGCACACAACCTGGAACCAGACCCCGGTCCTCGTCACCGGCGGAGCAGGCTTCATCGGTTCGTTCCTCGTCGAACGACTCGTCGCACTCGGTGCCGACGTCGTCGTCGCGGACAACCTCTCGCGTGGAGGCGCCGACAAGCTGGCCGCCGTGGTCGACCAGGTCGAACTCCGCCCCGTCGACCTCACGACGATGGAGGGCTGTCTCCGCGCGACCGAGGGGGTAGAGGTCGTCTTCCATCTCGCGGCTAGCGTCGGCGGCGTCCACTACATCGAGCGTGAGAACGTCGGCGGATTGACGCCGAGCGTGCTGATGAACCAGCACGTCCTCGAAGCCTGCCGCATCCGCGGTATCGACCGTCTCGTCTTCGCGTCGAGCGCCTGTATCTACCGGCAGCGGACCGACGACCTCAACGAGTTCAGCGAGGACCAGGGCTACCCCGCACACCCCTTCTCCACGTACGGCTGGGCGAAGGTCCTCGGCGAAGTCGCCTGCAAGGCGTACCACGACGACTACGGGATGCAGACCGTCTCGGCCCGTATCTTCAACGCGTACGGCCCGCGCGAGAGCTTAGACCCCGACTCCAGCCACGTCATCCCGTCGCTCTGTCGGAAGGTCATCGAGGCTCCCGACGGCGGCAGCATCGAGATTTTCGGCGACGGCACCCAGGAACGGGGCTTCATCTACGTGACCGACCTCGTCGACGGACTCGTCCGCGCGGCCGAGGTGAAAGGCGACGGCGGCGTCGTCAACATCGGAAACGCCCACGAGGTCGTCAGCATCGCCGACCTCGCCGCCCGCGTCATCGCTATCTCCGGGAAAGAGCTACAAATCGAACACGACCTCTCCGGGCCGACCGGAACCAACCGCTACTGCGCAGATATGACTACTATGAAGAAGGAACTGAACTGGGAACCGACCGTCTCTCTCGACGACGGGTTGAAACGCGTGTACGACTGGGCGGCCGACGAACTCGGCGCCAAACGGCCCGTGCTGGCCGACGGAGGGGACCGATGA